One window of the Tautonia marina genome contains the following:
- a CDS encoding AI-2E family transporter: protein MPRSTADSPPQTPQVQLDREAWVRTVALAVIAAVLVLAASTQMTGLIIPLILALVFAIALHPIAHWIERRGLGRGVASILCTAIIALVFLAAIGLVVAQAGQVVQNSDRYFEQFSRLASKATDTLRDIPALGALTEPEVMTGGAADEASGEAASRDESTRPPADSERATNSGSTESSGSESGAQITSQHYWTQKIRENAGAIGQWLLHSVGGVLGVLGQVVVFLFLILYILYTRGIWSDRIIQAGRALGMDLQAKDLERMGQSISGWVGCVLLVATGYAVTITLVSWLIGLPQWGLWGLMTGLLVLVPYFGALIAGTMLVIVAAITSQALWPPLVMLGVYILLQTLESYVILPMLYGDAISIDPLAVLVGVLFFGFLWGPLGFVTALPVMVLIRGFVEATPGSTPIKALFGTDGRNS from the coding sequence ATGCCCCGCTCCACCGCCGACTCCCCCCCCCAGACTCCCCAGGTCCAGCTCGACCGCGAGGCCTGGGTGCGGACGGTGGCCCTGGCCGTCATCGCCGCCGTGCTGGTGCTGGCCGCCAGCACCCAGATGACTGGCCTGATCATCCCCTTGATCCTCGCCCTGGTCTTCGCCATCGCCTTGCACCCGATCGCCCACTGGATCGAGCGCCGAGGTCTGGGCCGGGGCGTGGCCAGTATCCTCTGCACGGCGATCATTGCCCTGGTCTTCCTGGCTGCCATTGGCCTGGTGGTCGCCCAGGCCGGGCAAGTCGTCCAGAACTCGGATCGCTACTTCGAGCAGTTCAGCCGGCTTGCCTCGAAAGCCACTGACACCTTGCGAGACATCCCGGCCCTCGGAGCCCTGACCGAACCCGAGGTGATGACCGGCGGCGCGGCCGACGAGGCATCGGGCGAGGCCGCCTCCAGAGACGAATCCACGCGTCCCCCGGCGGATTCGGAACGGGCAACGAACTCCGGCTCCACAGAATCCTCCGGCTCGGAGTCAGGCGCGCAAATCACCTCGCAACATTACTGGACCCAAAAGATCCGGGAAAATGCCGGGGCGATCGGTCAGTGGCTCCTCCACAGCGTCGGCGGAGTCCTCGGCGTGCTGGGGCAGGTCGTCGTCTTCCTGTTCCTGATCCTCTACATCCTCTACACCCGAGGCATCTGGTCCGATCGGATCATCCAGGCCGGCAGGGCGTTGGGCATGGACCTGCAGGCGAAGGACCTCGAGCGCATGGGCCAGTCCATTAGCGGCTGGGTCGGCTGCGTCTTGCTCGTTGCGACCGGCTATGCGGTCACGATCACCCTGGTGAGTTGGTTGATCGGTCTTCCCCAGTGGGGACTCTGGGGCCTGATGACCGGCCTGCTCGTCCTGGTTCCCTATTTCGGAGCCCTGATCGCCGGCACGATGCTGGTGATCGTGGCCGCGATCACCAGCCAGGCCCTCTGGCCTCCTCTGGTAATGCTGGGCGTCTACATCCTGCTCCAGACCCTGGAAAGCTACGTCATCCTGCCGATGCTCTACGGCGACGCCATCTCGATCGACCCGCTGGCCGTTCTCGTCGGCGTCCTCTTCTTCGGCTTCCTCTGGGGTCCACTCGGCTTCGTCACCGCCTTGCCGGTGATGGTCCTGATCCGGGGCTTCGTCGAGGCCACCCCCGGCTCCACTCCGATCAAGGCCCTGTTCGGAACCGACGGGAGGAATTCGTAG
- the serA gene encoding phosphoglycerate dehydrogenase, producing the protein MPYRVLVTDKVSEEGLALLRAEPDFEVIVRTDLAKDVPGLKAALAESDALVVRSGTQVTADVLQGQTRLKAIARAGVGVDNIDVPAATQNGIVVMNTPGGNTVSTAEHTMALILSLARNVPQANESLKAGRWDRNKLTGRQLEGKTLGIIGMGRVGQTVAKQALGFSMRVIGFDPFLSAERATELGIESVPHLHELWGQCDYITLHTPLTADTRNLINAETLKQMRPGVRIINCARGGLIEPEALKEALDSGHVAGAAVDVFDPEPPPADHPLVNHPKVVVTPHLGASTEEAQVAVAEEAARLLADFLARGQVRFAVNMATLNRAEMEDLRQYLDLARRLGMLHAQMDRGIIRSATLRYRGEVAAKNTRLITAAFAAGWMETALQGQVNLVNAEARLKERGITLTEEKSTEPGDFASMIQSEVVTDRKTYVASGTTFGREFLRLVRLGPYRLDAHLDGTLFIFTHNDRPGLIGAIGTEFGKRGVNIAQMNVGRETQGGEAIGVVNLDAVPDEAALKAVSELPDMLSVSLIRLPAHNELPSWLQL; encoded by the coding sequence GTGCCCTATCGCGTGCTGGTCACCGACAAAGTGTCTGAAGAAGGCCTTGCCCTGCTCAGGGCCGAGCCCGACTTCGAGGTCATCGTCCGAACCGACCTGGCCAAGGACGTGCCCGGCCTGAAGGCCGCCCTGGCCGAGTCCGATGCCCTGGTCGTCCGCTCGGGAACCCAGGTCACGGCCGACGTCTTGCAAGGCCAGACCCGCCTGAAGGCGATCGCCCGCGCCGGGGTCGGCGTCGACAACATCGACGTGCCGGCCGCCACCCAGAACGGCATCGTCGTGATGAACACGCCGGGCGGGAACACCGTCTCGACGGCCGAGCACACGATGGCCCTCATCCTCTCGCTCGCCCGCAACGTCCCTCAGGCGAATGAGAGCCTCAAGGCCGGCCGATGGGACCGCAACAAGCTCACCGGCCGCCAGCTCGAAGGCAAGACCCTCGGCATCATCGGCATGGGCCGCGTCGGCCAGACCGTCGCGAAACAGGCCCTCGGCTTCTCGATGCGCGTGATCGGCTTCGACCCTTTCCTCTCGGCCGAACGCGCGACCGAGCTGGGCATCGAAAGCGTGCCCCACCTGCACGAGCTCTGGGGCCAGTGCGACTACATCACCCTGCATACCCCCCTGACCGCCGACACCCGCAACCTCATCAACGCCGAGACGCTCAAGCAGATGCGCCCCGGCGTCCGCATCATCAACTGCGCCCGAGGCGGCCTGATCGAGCCCGAGGCCCTGAAAGAGGCCCTCGACTCCGGCCACGTCGCAGGGGCCGCGGTTGACGTCTTCGACCCCGAGCCTCCCCCGGCCGATCACCCCCTGGTCAACCACCCGAAGGTGGTCGTCACCCCCCACCTCGGCGCCTCGACCGAGGAGGCCCAGGTTGCCGTCGCCGAGGAGGCCGCCCGCCTCCTGGCCGACTTCCTCGCCCGCGGCCAGGTCCGGTTCGCCGTCAACATGGCGACCCTCAACCGCGCCGAGATGGAAGACCTCCGCCAGTACCTCGACCTCGCCCGCCGCCTCGGCATGCTCCACGCCCAGATGGACCGCGGGATCATCCGATCGGCCACCCTCCGCTACCGGGGCGAGGTCGCGGCCAAGAACACCCGGCTCATCACCGCCGCCTTCGCCGCCGGCTGGATGGAAACCGCCCTCCAGGGTCAGGTCAACCTCGTCAACGCCGAGGCCCGCCTGAAAGAGCGCGGCATCACCCTGACCGAGGAAAAATCGACCGAGCCCGGCGACTTCGCCTCGATGATCCAGAGCGAGGTCGTCACCGACCGCAAAACCTACGTCGCTTCCGGCACCACCTTCGGCCGCGAGTTCCTCCGCCTCGTCCGGCTCGGCCCCTACCGGCTCGACGCTCACCTCGACGGCACCCTGTTCATCTTCACGCACAACGACCGCCCCGGCCTGATCGGCGCCATCGGCACCGAGTTCGGCAAGCGCGGCGTCAACATCGCCCAGATGAACGTCGGCCGCGAGACCCAGGGGGGCGAGGCCATCGGCGTCGTCAACCTCGACGCCGTTCCCGACGAGGCCGCGCTGAAGGCCGTCTCCGAGCTGCCCGACATGCTCAGCGTCAGCCTCATCCGCCTGCCCGCCCACAACGAGCTGCCGAGCTGGCTTCAGCTCTGA